The stretch of DNA CAACATtgagtttgagagagagagagaaggtgaGGATCGCATGGATCACTGAGGAGTCGAGGACATGTTGGCTGATACTAGCCTCATGGATAACGATGTCGTGGATCACCATCATGCGCAAAGACATCAATGTGTGCAAGAAAGAAATCCTTGATTCATTTGTTTTATCAGCTATGTATGAATTATTGAATTAGCTGCCACCGATCACATTTGTTGTTGGGTTGTTTGACTTGTTAGTTATTTAATTGTTGAACTGTTGTGTGCAATATTTATTGTTGAATGTGTAGTGAATATGATGAAAATATCATTTTAAAGGGAAGTATACTTTTTGTCCCTCAACTTTTGACGGAGTCTAGATTcggtctctcagctccgaaaccGGACAACCTACACCCCCAATTACTAAAAATGGACAAGGTTCGTCCTTGGTCTTGGTTTTGGTGCTGACTCACCCCGGTTTAGACCTATGCTGACTAAAATTCGCATAATTTTTCAAACCCATGAACCTTTTAAAATTCACATACTCTTTTCAAATCTGCGTAGGTTTTTCAAGTTCAtgtaattttttaaaaaaaaatcacgTACTTTTTCTCAAATTCGTAAACTTTTCAAAAATTTGCGTACTTTTTTCAAATCCACTTATTTTTTTCTAAGTTGTAACCTTTTCAAATCCGAGTACTTTTTCCAAATCCATGAATTGTTTTTAAAACACACATACTTGTTTTAAATCTGCATACTTTTTCAAAACATTACGCGGACTTGGAAAAAGTACGTGAATTTGAGTCGGCACGGTCAAAACTGGGGTGAGAGAACACCAAAACTGGTCAAAACCGTGACCACTGACATATCTTGTTTGATTTCAGTAGTCGGCGATGCAATTTGCCCGCTTGCAAAGTTAAGGTATCAAATCTAGACTCCGTCTGTTTCGGGAAAAAAAAACTAGACTCCGCCAAAAATTGAGAGACAAACAATATGCTTTTCTCTTAAGAAAATAACGCGAACAAATGAAAATAGAGGAAATGGGAGCAGACAAATGAGGAGGCATGAAATGAGGATGCCGTTGTAGTGACAGATAAATGGGGCTTGAAGCTTGATGGGGCTTAAATTAGGCATTTGCCTTTGGAGATGCTCTGCAAAGATATGACTGTGTCACGTATCTTCCCCATTTAATTCAAAAAGCAATTAAAAAGAAACTTTAATAAGTAGGAGTAGATGCCAGGCATTATCCTGGCTATATACTATATCACTAATCTCCCTAGAAATGAAGGCATCTCATTCAATTAAGGTCATCAATTTGGAATTGGGTCACCAATTTTGACCAGATCAATAATCTCTCACATAATTCTTTTAATTCACTATGCTCTCTAATTTTGGAGCTCTCATTGCTTTGCATTGAGAAATTCAATTGGATTTGGTTCATGATTTTGATTGGGTAAAGATTTTTCCAAATCAATAGGAAGCAACCGGCATATAAAATCATATCAATCCCATACACCCTCTTATCACCTAGAAAAAAGAAGGCTCAACATGTGATACTTTAGCATCAATATAGTATTTGCAGCCATCATCAAATTTTTTTCACATAAATATGAGTTGATTAGCAGACAACACAAAATCACACCGCGAAAAGCCTACCAAAACACCGCGTTATATGAATAAAaaaaatctctacaaagacttatatttaggaaccgAGGGAGTAGTATAATATTTATTATTCCCATTATGATCGACCAATGCAGCCACAGCCGTCTGTCTACCTGAGAAACAAGACACGATTCCATTCACTCACCTTAAATAATTGACGCATAAACCATTTCCATCTCCGTTTCATCACCACGAATTCCCAGCAGAAAAAGCATCACACCGAAAAGTCCCGagccttctcctccttctccctctttccccttctccaCGCTTCGCCGCTTGCCGAATATTTTAAACCTCCATCCGACCAGCTCGCCCGTCGGCTTCTGCCTTTCCGGCGAGAGGAAACGGTTTTCTTAAACGCGCGAGCGAGACCGGTCCACGCACCGACTCCGTCAGCTTTCCAGCGCCGGGAGCTCTCCGATGGCGTCCCACATCATTCTCcccaaggaggaggaggaggaggaggaggtggaggaggggCTGGGCGTGGCGGTGGAGGCGGACCACgactcgccggagccgccgcggTACCGGCACTTGCAGCCGGCCCAGAAGGCGCTCCCGTTCTCGGCCACGTGCGTGCGGATCTCCCGCGACTCCTACCCCAACCTCCGCGCCCTGCGCAACGCCTCCGCCACCAGCCTCCGCGACGACGACGCCGCCTTCGCCAAGCTCGACGAGGGCGACTACGGCTACGTCCTCGACGACGTCCAGCACCTCACCGATTACCTCCCCGAACTCCCCGTGAGCGCCGCCACCCactccccctcccctcccctgCTCCCGCTTTGCTCCGCTGCCGGATTCGGTGGCCCCGCTACCGCGGTGGAGCTTTTCTAGAACTGCGTTGTTGCTTGTCAGGGAGAGGACGTGATTTTGCTTCTGGATGCGCGTATATCTCTTATGCTTTGCTTTGGTTCTGCCATTTGTGGCGAGCTTCGCCGTCACTGATTACGCAGCATTTGATAATTTAGGCGCCCCCTTACATTTTCCAAGTTTTTGGGTGGCAGTTTGTAGATTGGTTGTGCGTGAGATACGTTTTGGGACACTTACATAGTGCTGATCTGATGATATTTGGCGAGTGACCCCATTAGCTGGATATATGATCCGATAACATAGTAGTAGAACACTTGGAGATTGTAGATTCCTGCCTAAATCGACGCTGTTTTGTTGATATCTTGTTTCCCGACGTCTTTGTTCATAGGCGACGCTTGTTAGATTTGCTGTTTCATACTTGTGGATGCCTGGATCTGAGTTTTGATCCGATCCGGGCTGAATGGAGTGTGGCTTCACTTTACAAATATTCGATTGCCTTTCCCTTGCTCCTGTAGACCACCTGCGTATGCATTCATGGAATGCAGGGTACATAGCAATTCATTATTTATTTTTGGCTTCAATGACATGTTAAAATGAAGTGAATCGATTTCAAGGTGACATCATGAGAATTAAGCTGACGGTTTCCTTTTTTGTCCTTCCTGACAGACTTTTCCTAACCCATTGCAAGATCACCCTGCCTATTCAACTGTCAAGTAAGGATTTACCATCAGTTTGCTGTTGTTGTCACCTGCGCAAAATCTCTTGTGCTCATTACATATCTGATAAGCTAAATAAACGCTCTCTTCACATATTTACCAGGCAATATTTTGTCAATGCAGATGATACCGTACCTGAAAAGGTAAAAAAAAAGTTAAAGCAGATTTTTCATACGATAATAATTGTTTAAGGTGGTAATTGGTGAAATGACATGTTATTTGTGCCACAACAGGTGGTTGTTCAGAAGAACAGTCCACGTGGAGTTCACTTCCGTCGTGCCGGGCCTCGCCAGAGGGTATGATGCCTTAAATATGCGCCTATATCATTTAAGGGCAATGCATTGTCTACATATATCTGGTATAAATTTCGAGCCTTATCAGGTCTACTTCGAGCCAGAAGATGTGAAAGCATGCATTGTGACGTGTGGTGGCCTTTGCCCTGGGCTCAATACTGTCATTAGAGAGTTGGTGTGTGGCTTATCCCACATGTACAATGTCAACGATGTCTTCGGAATACAGGTTTGTATTGTTGCTATCCCAGACGACTGGTCCATGTCGTATCTTTGTTTGGAAAAGAAGACCACATGTTCCTTGATCCTTGGCCTGTTAAACATTTCCCAGGAATTAATAGACATTTGCATTTGCATTTCATGCCAGTGCGGAAGGAGCAAAACCCCTGTCATTTTACTTCAGATTTAGTTAGGAAATTATTTCCACTGTACTACACTTATAATAACTGCATGTTCTGAAGTCCATGAACTTCATTATGTCACATGAGTCTAGAATTTGTTCGATTACATGGGAACTTTGTGCCACCTAGTGTTTTTGCCATGACAGTGAGTAAGCATTGTAGTGCAGTGTAAGGGGGCCTCCCCACAATATTGTATCGTTCGGCCATGTACTCTGGTtcgttgctttatttataaagtggGGCGAAAGCCTATTTCGAAGGAAGCATTGTAGTGCAGTGGTGTAAAGCAATTTCTAAACTGTAGCTATTAAATCTATATCTATGCATGGTTCTTTAACTTCAAAAGCATGGTTCATTTTCTATTACTTATGTCGTAAGCAATTTTGTAGAATGGATACAAAGGCTTCTATTCGAGCAATTATCTTCCCATGACACCAAAAAGTGTCAATGATATCCACAAAAGGGGTGGTACAGTTCTTGGAAGTTCACGTGGTGGTCATGATACCCATAAGATTGTCGACAACATTCAAGATCGTGGAATTAATCAGGTATGTGTCTGTTGTAAGCGTTGTTTATACGATCTACCTTATTTCAAAGTTGAGCAAGTTCTGCATGTGTACCTTATCTAGGTTTACATTATTGGAGGAGATGGAACTCAGAAGGGAGCATACGAGATATTCAAGGTAATCACTATCAACAGTATATCGACCACATTTATGTAGATATCGTCTCAAAGGCTCATATTTTAGAAGTCATTAATACATTATTATAATATTTTTTAGTGAAAATATAATTGGAGTATCGACTGAGATGTTCACATTTCTTGACTCAGTTTCTAACTTTTGGAATTGCTGATAGGAAATCCGGAGACGTGGTCTAAAAGTCGCCGTTGCTGGTATCCCCAAGACTATTGATAATGATATAGCGGTAATATATGACTGCTTGCTTTTCTACAACAAAGATGCTTTTACTGAATACCGGTTGATTTGGGAGATCAGTATGCAGGGGATGTGAATTGATACTGATTATTGTAATATATTAATTCTTAGGTTATAGACAAGTCCTTTGGTTTTGACACTGCTGTAGAAGAGGCCCAACGTGCCATTGATGCCGCTCATGTGGAAGCTTCAAGTGCTGAGAACGGAATAGGCTTGGTGAAACTGATGGGTCGCTATAGTGGTTAGTTCTCTTAGTTCCTAGCCCATCCTAATATGGGTCCTTGCTGCTGCTGACTGCTGAGTTCTTGAATCATTTGCCACCTTGCCCCCTTGCTGTTTCTTCCTTCAAGGGTAGAAGAGCAGGCCAAAAAGGAGTTACCTTATCTTTCGCTGATATGCTCCAATTAACTAAAAAATGTTTAGTGGAATGTTCATTAAGTACTTATCCCTTGTGCGTCACaatggatttttctttatttatttatttttagctATTGCATTATGCGGTTCTTAGTCCTCAATGTGATGATTCCTTGCTAATGCAGGGTTTATTGCAATGTATGCTACGCTGGCAAGCAGAGATGTGGTGAGTTAGTGCCTTCTATGCATATCTGAGCTATTCCAAACAGCACTCAGTTGTTTTTTTAAGCCTtacatttttcttttctttttactttGACTGTGTTAGACCAGACGCATCACCAATGTTCAGATGTGTCATTCTTCTTCTCCATAATTTGTGTTACTATTAGCTGGATAACCTGGATTTTTTTCTGTCTTCTGTAGGACTGCTGCTTAATTCCTGAATCTCCGTTTTATTTGGAGGGGGAGGGTGGACTCTTTGAGTATATAGAAAGGAGGCTGAAAGAGAACAACCACATGGTCATTGTAGTGGCTGAGGGAGCAGGACAGGATCTCATTGCCAAAAGTATACCTGTAGCAGATCAGCTAGATGCATCTGGAAATAAGCTGCTTCTTGATGTTGGTCTCTGGTTGACTCACAAGATTAAGGTGAATATAATTTCTTTTATAAAACGAGTTTACATGATATTACTTCATTTCCATTTCACCCTCTGCTGATATGCTACTTTGCGTGTATTTTGTGCATATACATTTTCTGTTGACACTAGAACTGCTAGTACGTGCACTAACGGATGTGTCACTTGAGGTTGCCTTTGGAACATGTATACCATAGGAAGGGTTGAACCGGGCCTTGGATTGGGAAATCACGTGAAATATTTTTGTGAGGTTATGGCGCTTTGCAAAAGCCGTGTTATATGTTTAGTGTGAACTTCACTAGTTAAGTAAGATAAATTAGTTTATCTGAATATCCACATACTATTTCAATCTAATATGGTATTAATGTCTCAGTGAACCGTCATGTTTATCATTGTTGTTCCCAGTCGTATGAATTACTATGGTGCCGATAGCAAAGCTAATATCACAGTGAACCTtcatatttgtcatttttgctttCAGTCTTGCTTCATACGGATTATTAGTATGGTGATATCAAAGCAGGCTTTTTCTTGGACCTCACTTAAGAATTCTCTAATGTATACTTTGTCATTTCCTTGTAGGATCATTGCAAGAGCAAAAAGATGGAGATGACCATTAAATACATAGGTAACAATCTTTTGTTTGCGTCTCTACATCAGATTGTACAGTGGTATATCATTTTGTTGAGTGTGACATCAGCAGCCGGTTATTATTACTGACAGATCCAACCTACATGATCCGAGCCATTCCAAGCAATGCTTCGGACAATGTGTACTGCACACTGCTGGCACACAGTGCCATTCATGGTGCAATGGCAGGATATAGCTTCACAGTGGGAATGGTCAACGGCAGGCATGCATACATACCATTTCATGTAAGTATAACTTTCATATGCCCCTATCAAGTTACTTTTGACTATGGTGCAGTATGGGACTCTCGCTTCATCATGGAAAATGGGGGTATTTGCTTCAGGGCCATCAATATTTCATATGGCGAGTCATAGTTTCTGTCACGGTTTAATTCTGGCATTCACAAATTGTGAAACGATGCGGCAAATGGCGATTTTTTCTCCGCTTGCATATCATTCCATTGATAGAAGAGCGAAAAAAAATTGAGCGAGAGCTGCCCTGGGGCAGTGACCTTGAACCCTGCAATCATCATAGGTGGTAGCATAGTCCAAAACACAAGAGTATAACTTGGTCGCAGTGCCTTCCATTTAGCTGAAATCTGCAACTCAGAAAGCACCAGTCAAAACGCAAATGTCATGCACTTTGTTTGCAACTTTACTTCCACGCTGCTGTATTAAGTTGGCCGACCTTGGATTGAAGTTCAACTCGAAATTTTTCTTTATCTTTGGTCTCCCTAAGATATTCGTGGACTCGGTGTGTGGGATACGAGAGGAATGGGAAGTTTGGAGAGATCCACACCTCTTAGAATTATTCTGAATGGAGCATAATGTTCTCAACATTTTTCACCTCTGATGCACACTGGATATTACTTGATCAATTAGAATAACTTGAAATTTCATCTGGACAACAGAGGGTAACATCAACACGGAACAAGGTCAAGATCACGGACAGGATGTGGGCAAGGCTGCTGTCTTCAACAAACCAGCCAAGCTTCCTGAGCAAGGAGGATATCATGGAGGCACGAGAGGCCGAAAGGTTGGCCAACAGGCTACCTGTGCCTGCGGGCAGCAGCGAGCATACGAAGAAACACTCTGCGTCGGTACTGTCAAACGGTGAGAAATAGAAATAGCGGCACGAGTTTTTTTAAAACTTCGGGAAATTTTCTATGGTTCTTGTTGTGCACAGTAGTAACTGTAGTCGCGGTCTGAGCCCTTGTTTCACCCGGTTCTGCCCCGATGTGTTTGACATGAATGCTGCTGATGTAGAGTGGGTAATAAACGCACGCTGCTATGGTATTTTCATCATCAAAACATGTGTCGTGTTCGAGTTACCCGTTGTGGACGTCAATCTGCCCTAGCTAGCTAGTTTTCTCTTTCTTGAAGCAAGTTCCTACCCATTCTTCGGTCGTTCTGAGAGATGGTGCAGGTGGCATGCTCTTCGTGTCTGTCGGTTTGCATATACTGGGGCAGTAGTTCCCAAGAAGCAACGATCGGCGCACGTTCCGTTCCTGCATCTCTTACCTGTGATGGCGATGTCACGGGAGGATTGCTTCTTTCAATGAGTTCGCTCGCGTCGACCGTCAGCACTTTTTTTTTTGAGGGTAATACCGTCAGCACTTCAATGGGTTCTGCTTCGAGCTCTTGACGTGTTTACCGTCAGCGGGTCTGTATGATTCACTTCTGGATGGTTTTCTCCTGTTTGATACCCTCTACGTTTTGCATGCAAGAAGCCTCCGGCGATGTCCAAGGAGCGCCCACGTTGACGTTGTCACAGCTGCACCAGCCTGCCACCGCCGTTACGGTTCCTGCACCACCGCCATCCGCGACGGCTGGCACGGCCAGCGTGACAGTGATCGACCCCGACGACGATAGCGGCGCAACCGGACCTCGGGAAGAGACGCCGGAACGAGAGACCGGAACATGGCAAGAGGCCGAGGAAACTGGCCGGACACGGGACGAGAGGCCTATGCAGCCGGAGACGCCGGAGCGCATGGCGCCGCCGCCGGGAAACGCGTTGCACGCACGTGCCGACGAGACGGCAGCACAGGCGGCGCAGGACGTAGACGCGTTCAAACCTGACGACGGCTGCACCACGCCACCGCCGGCGCACGGCTCGGATGACGACCGCGTGGCGGCGAGCACGAGCGGCAAGCGGGCGGGCGTGGCCGCCGCCAGGTCGAGGCTGCTCGCGTTCCGGTCGTTCGCGCGGGGCAAGAAGGGCAACAGGTCTGGGGACGCGCCGTCGCCGGGAGAACACCTGCCGGCGCACGGTAAGGCGTGGGAGGAGGCCGGTGCGGATGACAAGGACAAGGGCCAGGCGAGGTGGAAAAGGTTTTGGAAGTGAACGTGCCGTGCTGTCGGTGTCGCGGTGGGTTTTCATTGGTTTGTCTCCCATTGTAAATATAAGGGCTTGTGGCATATCATATTGTTTGTTCATTCTTTTTCATGCAgatattttttcttttcttttgcgaAAAGACACAGATATATTACAGGTCCTTTCCTCCGATGAATTGATGACATGGTTGGTGTAATACACTGCTACTACTAGATGGTATCCTGCACATTGCTGCAAGGGTCTGTGGAGGAGAGTTGATGCACCAGACAAATATTGGAAGTCATGAAAACTGGAACATATATATGTTTATCAGAAACGCTTCCAGTCAACTGTTCGACCGGACGCTATCCACCGCATCGTCCGTGCGCCATGTGCTCCTGATCGAACCGTCTGCAAGATGTCATTTATTGCAAGACGCGTGAGTACAACACAAACTACATAGCAGACCACACCCGAAAAAAATGATTGGGGGTCGCAACAAGGGGCTTGTTGCAAAGGATCGACGAACAGATTGAACACAAAAAAAAAATGTTAGGGGGATTTGCAACAAGGCTCATTTTGCAAAGTGTTGAACATAACAAGAGACTCAGCAAGCAGATTGGCCACAGAAAGGGAACGTCCAAGGAATTTGCAACAAGGTCCATGTTGCAAAGCGCTGAGCACAATATGAGGCTTGTTGGTAAGGCCCAGCGTGATTTGCAACAAGGATCATGTTGTAAAGCGCTCAGCGTAACACGAGGCTTGTTACAAAGACTTGCCAATGGCTGCCACATTGAAAAAAAATGTTGTTTGAGGATTGCAACAAGACTCCTATTGCAAAGTGCCGAACGCAACACGACGCTTGTTACAAAGACTTACCAATGGCTGCCGCCTGCCGTGCAGAAAAAAAGTTGTTCGAGGGTTGCAACAAGACTCATGTTGCAAAGTGCCGAACGCAACACGAAGTTGTTGCAAAGGTTCAGCGAGCAGATCAGGCATAGAAAAAAAATGGGAGTGCCTAggactcatctagatgagatataatttgatCTCATTCACCTGAAAACAAAAACAGATAGAAATGGTACTACAAaccacgtcagcacacacgcatcttatagtatcaatccaatggctataaaagtgAATTAGACATAACTAAAACTCagctagatgagttctagcaaagcCGGAAAAAAATTGTTCAAGGCACTCCAACAAGGCTAATGTTGCGAAGCACTGAGCGCAACACGAGGCTTGTTGCAAAGGTACATCAAGCAGAATTGGACGACTAGCATACAACATAAAAAAAGCTGTTCAGGGTTGCAACAAAGCTCGTGTTGCAAAGCATTGAGTGCAATGAGACTTGTTGCAAAGGCCCAGCGGCTCACGAAAAGGGAGCAGACAGAAGGCGCACCCGCTTTTGGAGAAGCTCCTCCAGCAACCCCCAGGCCACGGCGAGTATGACAAACCAATTTCTACGCAGTCAACAAACCGAGCCTCGCGCGATTCTGACCCTCACTTTAGTTTATCCAGTCACTGCACAAAGTTCATTCGCTTTTTAATGCATACAAAATCATAGTAGCATCTCTATAACGCAGATTACATGTGTTCTGCGATACATCTACTCATCATTGCATAAGAAGAACAGAATCAGATATCGCAGGAACCACGGATGGGGAGACATGCCCACTCAAGGTAATCGAGAATATACAACCCTGAATAAGATCACCTGAAGTTCCCAAAGTGCTGCTGCTAGAAAATGCGGCTTTCACCACCTGCTCCCGTGGAGCGTGGAAACTCAGGAGTGCCTGTTGCTGCCTCCAT from Triticum urartu cultivar G1812 chromosome 3, Tu2.1, whole genome shotgun sequence encodes:
- the LOC125544655 gene encoding ATP-dependent 6-phosphofructokinase 6-like — translated: MASHIILPKEEEEEEEVEEGLGVAVEADHDSPEPPRYRHLQPAQKALPFSATCVRISRDSYPNLRALRNASATSLRDDDAAFAKLDEGDYGYVLDDVQHLTDYLPELPTFPNPLQDHPAYSTVKQYFVNADDTVPEKVVVQKNSPRGVHFRRAGPRQRVYFEPEDVKACIVTCGGLCPGLNTVIRELVCGLSHMYNVNDVFGIQNGYKGFYSSNYLPMTPKSVNDIHKRGGTVLGSSRGGHDTHKIVDNIQDRGINQVYIIGGDGTQKGAYEIFKEIRRRGLKVAVAGIPKTIDNDIAVIDKSFGFDTAVEEAQRAIDAAHVEASSAENGIGLVKLMGRYSGFIAMYATLASRDVDCCLIPESPFYLEGEGGLFEYIERRLKENNHMVIVVAEGAGQDLIAKSIPVADQLDASGNKLLLDVGLWLTHKIKDHCKSKKMEMTIKYIDPTYMIRAIPSNASDNVYCTLLAHSAIHGAMAGYSFTVGMVNGRHAYIPFHRVTSTRNKVKITDRMWARLLSSTNQPSFLSKEDIMEAREAERLANRLPVPAGSSEHTKKHSASVLSNASGDVQGAPTLTLSQLHQPATAVTVPAPPPSATAGTASVTVIDPDDDSGATGPREETPERETGTWQEAEETGRTRDERPMQPETPERMAPPPGNALHARADETAAQAAQDVDAFKPDDGCTTPPPAHGSDDDRVAASTSGKRAGVAAARSRLLAFRSFARGKKGNRSGDAPSPGEHLPAHGKAWEEAGADDKDKGQARWKRFWK